GCTGACGGTGCCGTTCAACGACCCCCGGGCCGCCCGCGAGGTGTTCGAGGAACACGGCGACGACATCGCCGCGGTCCTCACCGAACCCATCCTCGGGAACTACGGCATCGTCCACCCGGTCGAGGGGTACCACGAGACGCTGCGCGAGCTCTGTGACGACTACGGCGCGCTGCTGGTCTTCGACGAGGTCATCACGGGCTTCCGCGTCGGCGGCCTCCAGTGTGCCCAGGGCAGGTTCGATATCGACCCCGACATCACGACGTTCGGGAAGATCGTCGGCGGGGGCTTCCCGGTGGGCGCCATCGGCGGCAAGAGCGAGATCATCGAGCAGTTCACGCCCGCCGGCGAGGTCTTCCAGTCGGGCACCTTCTCGGGCCACCCGGTGACGATGGCCGCCGGCCTCGAGACGCTGCGTTACGCCGCCGAGAACGACGTCTACGCCCACGTCAACGCGCTCGGCGACCGCATCCGCTCGGGCCTGCAGGACCTCGTCGAGGACCGCGCGCCCGAGTACACCGTCGTCGGCACGGACTCGATGTTCAAGCTCGTGTTCACCCGCGACGCCCCCGACTCCTTCGAGGGCCACTGCGAGGCCGGGTGTACCCAGCGGGAGTCCTGTCCCCGCTTCGACCACTGCCCGAAGACCGGCGCGGACATCAAGCGAGCCGAGACCGAGCGCTGGGAGCGGCTGTTCTGGCCGGGGATGAAAGACCGGGGCGTGTTCCTCACCGCCAACCAGTTCGAGTCCCAGTTCGTCTGTGACGCCCACACGGAGGAAGACATCGACGAGGCCCTGGAGGCGTACAAGGAGGCGATATGAACGACGACGACATCGCCCTCTCCGAGAAGCGGCTGTACGGCGAGAAGCGCCCGGAGACCCACGCCTACGTCGCCTCGGGCCTGGGCGTGACCCGCGTCGAGACGGCCGGCGGCCAGGTCGGCCGGTTCAGCCTGGCAGAGCGCTGTACGGCCCGCGACGTCGCCGGGTCGACCGGCGAGGTGGCCGTCGCCACCGACGAGGACGTGCTGGTCACGACAGACGACGGGTTCGCCCCCACCGGGTTCGGCCCGGCGACGGCCGTGGGATACGACAACGACGGCCTGCTCGCGGCCGGCGCGGCGGGCGCCGTCGCCCGCTACGTCGACGGCGAGTGGACGACGCTCGGGACCGTCGCCGACGTCCGCGCCATCGACGACGGCCTGCTCGGGGCCGACGGCGGCGTCTACGCCCTGCCCGCGCTCGACCGCCTCGGCCTCGCGGACGTGACCGACGTGGCCCCCGGCTACGCCGCGACGACCGCCGGCCTCTCCGAACGGGACGGCGACGCGTGGACCGAGGTCCGGGCGGGGGGCCACCGGGCGATCGCCAGCGACGGCGAGCGCGTCCACGCCGCGGCCGACGACGGGCTGTTCGAACTGGCCGACGGCGCGTGGGAACGGTGTGCGCTCCCGGTCGACGAGCGCGTGGTCGACGTGGTCCACGGCGTGGACACCTACGCCGTCACCGAGGCTGGGACCTTCCTCGTCGAAGCCGACCCCGAGGCGACCGCCGACGGTCGCGGTGGCTGGCGACAGCGCTCGCTGGGCGTCCCGGACGTCGTCGGCGTCGCCGTGGCCTGAGGACGCGGCGCGGCCCCGGACACAGCCGCTGGCCTGCTCACGGTTGGACGGCTACGCATGTACTCACTCAGACAGACGTCCGTGACCTAACCGCGCGCCACGGGCGGGTGTCCGGCGGTGAATTCGGCGCTCAGAACGGGAGCCGATCCTGAAGGTGCTCGGCGAGCGACCTGTCCTCGGTCCCGTGCCACTGCACCTCGTGTGTCTGTCCCTTCCCGGCACTCAGATACGGGACGGTCTCCGCCGGGTGGTCGTGGTACGCTTGCACCGCGTAGACGAGGTTCGTGCGGGCCGCCTTCTCGAACTCGCCGACGCCCCGGCAGTCCGTCTCGGGGTCGACGGCGACCCACGTCATCCCCTCCGCGCCGCCGGGGAGGGGGTCGCCGGGTCGGTGGATCAGCTCGGCCCGTTCGAAGATAGCGTCTGGGTCCATGGGTACACTTCGCACGCGAGCGTAATGGCCGTTCCTCCTGGCCAGGCGCCGAAGGCTACAGCAGCGGAGAACGCTCGAATCGAAAAGTGGTTTAGCCCGGCCGGAGACCCATCGCACATGATTATCCCCGGCGCGGAGACACAGGCGTTCGCGGCGGCGCTGGCCGACGCGGCCGAGGAGCGACTGGGTCGCGTGGAGTACGAACGGTTCGCCGACGGCGAACACGTGGTCCGGGTGCCCGAGGCCGTCGCGGGCGAGCGGGCCGTCGTCGTCGCCTCCACAGTCAGCAGCGACGCCCACGTCCAGGTACTCCAGTTGCAGGACGCCGTGCGCGAGGTCGGCGCGAGCGAGGTGGTCACCGTCCTGCCGTACATGGGCTATGCCCGCCAGGACGAGGCCTTCCGGACGGGCGAACCGGTCTCCTCGCGCGCGATGGCGCGGGCCATCTCCTCGGGCACCGACCGCGTGGTCACGGTCAACCCCCACGAGCCCGCGGTCTGTGACTTCTTCGACGTGCCCGCGGCCCACGTCGACGCGGCGAGTGTGCTGGCCGACCCGCTGCCCGAGACGCTCGAGGACCCGCTGTTCCTCTCGCCGGACTCGGGAGCCATCGACCTCGCAGAGACGGTGCGGGACGCCTACGGCGAGGGCGAGACGGACTACTTCGAGAAAGAGCGGGACTACGACACCGGCGACATCGAGATCCGGCCGAGCGACGCGCCGGTCGAGGGCCGGGACGTCGTGCTGGTCGACGACATCATCGCCACGGGGTCGACGATGAGCGAGTCGGTCGCCGTGCTGAACGAGCGGGACGCCCAGCGCGTCTACGTCACCTGCGTCCATCCGATGCTGGCGAGCAACGCTCTGACGAAGCTCTCGGCGGCCGG
The DNA window shown above is from Haloarcula halobia and carries:
- the hemL gene encoding glutamate-1-semialdehyde 2,1-aminomutase encodes the protein MNHEQSRSLYDRALSVMPGGVNSSVRAVRPYPFFVQSGDGGHVVDADGNRYIDFVMGYGPLLLGHDLPEQVQSAIQQRAAEGPMYGAPTEVEVELAEFVTRHVPSVEMVRFVNSGTEATVSAVRLARGYTGRDKIVVMQGGYHGAQESTLVEGEGAHTAPSSPGIPESFAEHTLTVPFNDPRAAREVFEEHGDDIAAVLTEPILGNYGIVHPVEGYHETLRELCDDYGALLVFDEVITGFRVGGLQCAQGRFDIDPDITTFGKIVGGGFPVGAIGGKSEIIEQFTPAGEVFQSGTFSGHPVTMAAGLETLRYAAENDVYAHVNALGDRIRSGLQDLVEDRAPEYTVVGTDSMFKLVFTRDAPDSFEGHCEAGCTQRESCPRFDHCPKTGADIKRAETERWERLFWPGMKDRGVFLTANQFESQFVCDAHTEEDIDEALEAYKEAI
- a CDS encoding HVO_0234 family beta-propeller protein, whose product is MNDDDIALSEKRLYGEKRPETHAYVASGLGVTRVETAGGQVGRFSLAERCTARDVAGSTGEVAVATDEDVLVTTDDGFAPTGFGPATAVGYDNDGLLAAGAAGAVARYVDGEWTTLGTVADVRAIDDGLLGADGGVYALPALDRLGLADVTDVAPGYAATTAGLSERDGDAWTEVRAGGHRAIASDGERVHAAADDGLFELADGAWERCALPVDERVVDVVHGVDTYAVTEAGTFLVEADPEATADGRGGWRQRSLGVPDVVGVAVA
- the prs gene encoding ribose-phosphate diphosphokinase, translated to MIIPGAETQAFAAALADAAEERLGRVEYERFADGEHVVRVPEAVAGERAVVVASTVSSDAHVQVLQLQDAVREVGASEVVTVLPYMGYARQDEAFRTGEPVSSRAMARAISSGTDRVVTVNPHEPAVCDFFDVPAAHVDAASVLADPLPETLEDPLFLSPDSGAIDLAETVRDAYGEGETDYFEKERDYDTGDIEIRPSDAPVEGRDVVLVDDIIATGSTMSESVAVLNERDAQRVYVTCVHPMLASNALTKLSAAGVEAVYGTDTLERAASAVSAAPVVAEEL